Below is a window of Lentimicrobium sp. L6 DNA.
TCAATAGAAGTATAATCTGAAATATCATAGCCTGAATCTTTAAATGGTGATGGATAAACAGGAGAAAGCCAAATAGCATCGACGCCAAGCTCTTTAAGGTAAGGGATTTTTTCTATCACTCCTTGCAAATCCCCAATACCATCATTATTGGTATCATAAAAGCTACGTGGATATATATGATAAATAACTCCATGTTTCCACCAAATAAAATCCCTCTTAACTTGATTTTCTTTCATTTTTAGAGCTCTACCACTTTAAGCAAGTCGTCCATAATTAATTTTGAAGAATAGTCTTGAGAACGCAAAACCGCCGCTTTTATCATTTTACTTCTTAAGCTTTCATCTTGAAAATAGCTTGCAATCTGCCCACTCATTTCTAATTTTCTTTTGACAAGAAACCCTGCCTCTGTTCCAGATAAAATATCCTTAGGGCCTTTTGAATCATATGCTACAACAGGTAATCCACAAGAAATAGACTCAAGAACTACCATGCTAAAAGTATCGAACTTACTTGGCAAAACAAGAAGATCTGCAGCGGAATAATATCTAGGTAATTCATGGCGCTCCACCCATCCAAAAAATAATTCATCGGGTAGTTTTTCTTTCATTTCTTCTTCAAAAGGCCCAGTTCCGATTACGAGAAGTCTTAATTTCGGAATATCCTTTTTAGCCTGCGTAAATATCTCGACAAGCTCGTCTACTCCTTTCTCTCTACTTACACGTCCTGCATACAACAACACGGGCACATCACTTGCAATTCCAAAGACCTCCTCTTTTTTCACCTTTTGAGGCTTAAAAGCTTCATCAACCCAATGAGCGGTAAGATGCAGGTGTTTACTTTTTAGGTTCATTTGTTTATTACTCAACCACTTCTTCTGATCCTTGTTCAACACAAACAAACCATCGAAATTGCTATAATAAGTCCGAAGTATTCTTCTCAATCGACTCGAGGCTGGCCGATCGAATTTAAGAACCTTTTTGGCAAACATCATCCAGTCAGTATGCAAATAAAAAAATGATTTCACTGAAAAAGCATGTTTCAAATATAAAGCAGCCAAACCCATTGGCCCTTCTGTTGAGCACATTAAGCGGTCATAGTCTCCATCTTGAAACAAACGATGTATTTCTAAGAAATTAGGTATCCTTATGGATTGTGAACTATAATTGGGAATATCAAATTCCGAAATAGGTTTAATCACTTTCAAATGCTCCTCTGGTTTTATTTTATAACTCGCTATTAAAATATCAATAGGCAAATTTCTTTCTTTAATGACCTGCAAAACCGATTTCAAAACCATGGATACCCCGTTCTGATCGTTAAAGGTATCGGTCATCCATAACATACGCTTTGGATGTTTATATTTTCCAGTGATTTCAGAAATACTATTCAACAGAGGTCTATTACTATACAATACTTTAGCGGAAGTAAAATGAGCCGAAAGTATTAATGAGGAGGCCAAAAATGGAAAATTCAAACCATCTAAAAACTTCCCTATGTCTGGTTTATGAATCCTCTTATTTTTAGATTTTATATTTTCATCCAAATATACCCTGAGTTCAGAAGGCAGCTCAAGCTTCTCGATGATGGTACTCAATTTCAGTTTTTGCAATTGCCCATCCTTCAACATTTCTTGCATCTTAAGCCCAAATCGCTGCGCCAAAACAAGATTTAATTGATTACTAATCGAACTAATGGCTTCATCATAATCCTTCACCATATCAGTCGGCCTATGATTAAAAGTATCCGCTATCTTTTTAGCATCATCAAAGACAGGCTTATAAACTGATGGAATAAACCACTTTTTAGTTTTGCTCGGCACTTTCCCTAAAAAACTCTTGTGAAACAACTCTATAAAATTCATGGTTACTTTATGTCTACGAATCTCACCAAAAGCATTCGTCACCAAAAGCGCTATGGATTTATCTGCCATTGTTCCTTTATGTAAAAGAATCCTAAACAAACCAGGATCTTTATGATGAATGGCTATTTGACAAACATAATCAAGAAAAGCTATGGCCATCTTTTCACTGCTATTATTAGCCCCAAAAGGGATCATATCTCCATTTATAATGGCTTCTAATGCCAATGAAGACATGGACTCATCAAGCTTCCTAACAGCCAAGTTAGGAATATATAACTGAGTACCTGTTAATCCTGCAAAAATACCCATATGGCTATCAGAGCCACCTGTATAGCTTTTCTCTAAAGGTTTAAAACAATAATCATGGGGTTGAACATCATATTTCTTGGCATAGTGAATCATTTTTTCCTCATCAAAAGTTTTCAACCATTCTAGACTTAACATATTTTGCCAGGTATCTCTTTGCCCGTTCAACACCTCAAATCGTTCAAAAACCAATAGCATTTTATTAAAAAAATCTATGGAAGGCAAGCCTTTTGGAGCATAAAAATATAATGGATGCGCCCAAACCGTGGGAATATTTTGCTGCAGTGCATATTCTTGAAAATGATAAATATTTCGCCTTAATTTGAGTAATACCTGTTCTTCACGGGGGGTAAAACCATAGGCTAAAACATGAATACCAACATTAAAATCGGGGACATGACATGAAAATTCTGCAGCAGATAAAACATCAAATCCTTTATCCTGCATCTCCCAACAAG
It encodes the following:
- a CDS encoding glycosyltransferase, which translates into the protein MHCHDYNSDKPDEILGRILNVSETWLESETLLQSLKKHGCNAFTITNHNNARSCWEMQDKGFDVLSAAEFSCHVPDFNVGIHVLAYGFTPREEQVLLKLRRNIYHFQEYALQQNIPTVWAHPLYFYAPKGLPSIDFFNKMLLVFERFEVLNGQRDTWQNMLSLEWLKTFDEEKMIHYAKKYDVQPHDYCFKPLEKSYTGGSDSHMGIFAGLTGTQLYIPNLAVRKLDESMSSLALEAIINGDMIPFGANNSSEKMAIAFLDYVCQIAIHHKDPGLFRILLHKGTMADKSIALLVTNAFGEIRRHKVTMNFIELFHKSFLGKVPSKTKKWFIPSVYKPVFDDAKKIADTFNHRPTDMVKDYDEAISSISNQLNLVLAQRFGLKMQEMLKDGQLQKLKLSTIIEKLELPSELRVYLDENIKSKNKRIHKPDIGKFLDGLNFPFLASSLILSAHFTSAKVLYSNRPLLNSISEITGKYKHPKRMLWMTDTFNDQNGVSMVLKSVLQVIKERNLPIDILIASYKIKPEEHLKVIKPISEFDIPNYSSQSIRIPNFLEIHRLFQDGDYDRLMCSTEGPMGLAALYLKHAFSVKSFFYLHTDWMMFAKKVLKFDRPASSRLRRILRTYYSNFDGLFVLNKDQKKWLSNKQMNLKSKHLHLTAHWVDEAFKPQKVKKEEVFGIASDVPVLLYAGRVSREKGVDELVEIFTQAKKDIPKLRLLVIGTGPFEEEMKEKLPDELFFGWVERHELPRYYSAADLLVLPSKFDTFSMVVLESISCGLPVVAYDSKGPKDILSGTEAGFLVKRKLEMSGQIASYFQDESLRSKMIKAAVLRSQDYSSKLIMDDLLKVVEL